The Thermocrinis ruber genome has a window encoding:
- a CDS encoding sigma-54 interaction domain-containing protein, whose translation MAEKTLEVGILSVVNQTARILSKSLSFEEGAEEFLKILYSFWDVPYSYIALYDRPNKVLRIVKSFGLSREEVERGVFKRGEGIIGKVYKMGVPVVLSDLHVSQYLNKTGLRDRLSGRETFVAVPIKVGEETVGVLAFFKEFKRESVEEGIKLAMILSAMLGMLYKISQRVEQEKQEWEEEKRMLTEALSENFRIEGIVGNSPAIRHLAELVRKVAQTDITVLITGESGTGKSLIAKAIHFASPRKSKPIITINCSAIPESLLEAELFGYEKGAFTGAYAPKKGKFELANGGTLFLDEIGDMPLSIQPKILRAIQDKEIERLGGEKTIKVDVRIICATNKNLAEMVEKGEFREDLFYRISVFPIHIPPLRERKEDIPLLVEHFLRIFNQRYKKNVRISWRAMEKLMEYPWYGNVRELENFIERLVILRDGLLTEKDIPEYFHPEHGKVSFKHLPSFVEATEREEIIKALEKTGYVKSRAAKLLGLTLRQLDYRIKKYNIEVKKF comes from the coding sequence TCTCAAAATACTGTACTCCTTTTGGGACGTGCCCTACAGCTACATAGCCCTCTACGATAGACCTAATAAGGTTCTCAGGATAGTCAAATCCTTTGGCTTGAGTAGGGAGGAGGTAGAAAGAGGAGTGTTCAAAAGAGGAGAAGGGATCATAGGAAAGGTTTATAAAATGGGCGTGCCGGTCGTGCTTTCTGACCTTCACGTAAGTCAATACTTAAACAAGACAGGTTTGAGGGATAGACTGAGCGGAAGGGAAACCTTTGTGGCGGTGCCCATAAAGGTAGGTGAGGAAACGGTGGGTGTGCTGGCGTTTTTTAAGGAGTTCAAAAGGGAAAGCGTAGAGGAAGGAATAAAACTCGCCATGATCCTTTCAGCCATGTTAGGGATGCTTTACAAGATAAGCCAGAGGGTGGAACAGGAAAAGCAGGAGTGGGAAGAGGAAAAGAGAATGCTAACGGAAGCCCTCTCAGAGAACTTCCGCATAGAAGGGATCGTAGGCAACAGTCCAGCCATAAGGCACTTGGCTGAGCTCGTCCGAAAGGTGGCACAAACGGACATAACTGTCTTGATCACTGGAGAGAGCGGAACTGGTAAAAGTCTTATTGCCAAGGCTATACACTTTGCAAGCCCCAGAAAATCAAAACCCATAATAACCATAAACTGTTCAGCCATACCAGAAAGTCTTTTGGAGGCAGAGCTCTTCGGATATGAGAAGGGAGCCTTCACGGGTGCCTATGCACCAAAGAAAGGAAAGTTTGAGCTTGCCAACGGTGGCACCCTCTTTCTGGACGAAATAGGAGACATGCCTCTGTCTATACAGCCCAAGATCCTGAGGGCTATACAGGACAAGGAGATTGAAAGGCTGGGAGGAGAAAAGACCATAAAGGTGGATGTGCGTATTATATGTGCCACCAACAAAAACTTGGCAGAGATGGTGGAAAAGGGAGAGTTCAGAGAGGACCTCTTCTATAGGATAAGCGTGTTTCCTATACACATTCCACCCCTGCGAGAAAGAAAGGAGGACATTCCCTTGCTCGTGGAACACTTTTTAAGGATCTTCAACCAAAGATACAAAAAGAATGTGCGGATAAGCTGGAGGGCTATGGAAAAGCTGATGGAGTATCCTTGGTATGGAAATGTGAGGGAGCTGGAGAATTTCATAGAAAGGCTCGTTATTTTGAGGGATGGGTTGCTAACAGAAAAGGACATTCCCGAATACTTCCATCCGGAGCATGGAAAGGTGAGCTTTAAACACCTGCCGAGCTTTGTAGAAGCCACGGAGAGAGAAGAGATCATAAAGGCTTTGGAAAAAACCGGATACGTAAAATCCCGCGCCGCAAAGCTCTTGGGTCTTACCCTAAGGCAACTTGACTATAGAATAAAGAAATACAACATAGAAGTGAAAAAGTTCTAA